The DNA window CGTTAATTTTAAATAATGCACCAAGCAATGTAACAAATGGCTTGGAAGCGATTAATTATTTGAAATCTCTTTATACAGATAAAGTTGCTTTTGAATTTTCACACGTAATTCAGCCACAAGAACGCAGCTGGTTGCAGGAGAAAATCGAAGCAGGAGAAGTTAAACCAACACTCGATGCAGATAAGAAAAAACAAGTTCTTGATTTGTTAACTCGCGTTGAAGGTTTTGAAAAATTCGTTCACCGCACATTCGTCGGACAAAAACGCTTTTCTATTGAAGGTGTCGATTCATTAGTTGTCTTAATGGATGAGCTAGTTCAGTTATCTGAATCAGCAGGCACGAAAGACATCATGATCGGGATGGCGCATCGCGGTCGTTTAAATGTGCTTACGCATATTTTGAATAAACCATATGAGATGATGTTTGCCGGTTTCGCGCACGTAGGAGACGATGCTTTTCTACCAGAAGACGGTTCACTTCAAATCACTAAAGGTTGGTTTGGCGATGTGAAATACCATATGGGTGCAGCTTATAAGTCTGTAAATGGAACAAGCGTAAAACTCGCGTATAACCCTTCTCATTTGGAAATTGTCGGTCCCGTTGTAGTCGGGCAAACACGTGCTGCGCAGGAAGTAACGGATGAAACCGGTATCGCAAAAATGGATCCTAAAAAATCCTACGCGATACTTGTACACGGGGATGCGGCATTCCCAGGACAAGGTATCGTAACCGAAACATTAAATTTCAGTCGTGTTAAAGCCTATCAAACAGGTGGTTCTATTCATATTATTGCCAATAACTTGATCGGCTTCACGACAGAGCAATTTGATTCGAGATCAACACATTATTCTTCTGATCCTGCAAAAGGTTTTGAAGTGCCTGTCATTCATGTTAATGCGGATGAGCCTGAGGCAGTAGTTGCAGTTGCTCGTTTGGCCTTTGAATACCGTGCGAAATTTGGCAAAGATATACTAATTGATTTAATCGGTTATCGTCGATACGGACACAACGAAATGGATGAGCCATTAGTGACGAATCCAACCATGTATCATGGCATTCATCAGCATGATACAGTTCGTGAACTGTATGGTAAACAATTAGCAGCTGAAAAAGTGTTATCTGAGGCTGATGTGAAGAAACTTGATACTGATACTCAAAAAGAAATGCAAGAAGCTTATGACAAAGTGAAAGAAAACAAGTCTGCAGAATTCCCGAAACTTGAAATTCCGGAAGCTGTTTTAAACGGTTATCCTGAAGTGCCAACGGGCGTTGATAAAGCTGTCTTAACTAAAATGAACGAAGAATTATTGACTTGGCCAACCGACTTTTCAACTTTTGGTAAATTAGCTAAAATTTTAAAGCGTCGTGAAGAGCCTTTTAAAGGAAAAGGGAAAATTGATTGGGCGCATGCTGAAACACTTGCATTCGGTACGATTTTGCAAGACGGCAACCCCATTCGATTGACTGGTCAAGATGCACAGCGAGGCACATTTGCTCATCGTCACCTTGTTCTGCATGATGATAAAAACGGCAATGAACTCGTTCCATTGCATCACATTTCAGATGCTAAAGCATCATTTGTCGTTTACAACAGTCCACTCAGTGAAGCATCTGTATTAGGCTTTGAGTATGGTTACAATGTTGAAAATAATAAAGCATTAGTTATTTGGGAAGCTCAATATGGCGACTTCGCGAATATGGCACAAATGATGTTTGATCAATTCATTTCTGCGGGACGCGCGAAATGGGGACAGAAATCGGGCCTTGTTATGTTACTGCCTCATGGTTATGAAGGCCAAGGACCAGAACACTCAAGTGCACGCCTAGAAAGACATCTTCAAATGGCTGCTGAGAATAACTGGACAGTCGCGAATCTTTCTAGTGCAGCAAACTATTTTCATATTTTGCGCCGTCAGGCTAAAATGCTTGAGGAAGATTCGATACGTCCATTGATCATCGTTTCACCAAAATCACTGCTGCGTCATCCACTAGTAGGTGCGTCAGTAGATGATTTAACAGAAGGTCATTTTGAGACCATCATCGAACAGCCGAATATGGGCAAAGCTGTGAAAAAAGTGGAACGTATTCTTTTTGCAAGCGGTAAAATGGCGATTGACTTAGCAGAACGAGTGAAAGACGGAACGGATTATGAATGGGCACATATCGTCCGCGTAGAACAATTGTATCCATTCCCAGCTGAGAAGATTAAAGCGGTTATCGATCGTTATCCAAATGCTAAAGAATTAGCTTGGGTACAAGAAGAGCCACAAAACATGGGTTCGTGGACATTTGCAGATCCGTATTTACGCGAACTGTCAGACGGTAAAGAAGTGAAATACTTCGGGCGCACGCAGCGTCAAAGTCCGGCAGAAGGTGACGGAGAAGCGCATAAAGTAGAACAAACACGTATTATTGACGAAGCATTAGCTAAATTGTAAGGATAATCTAAGGAGGAATTTTTTGTGGCAGAGATCAAAGTACCAGAATTAGCAGAATCGATTACAGAAGGAACAATCGCTCAGTGGCTTAAACAGCCAGGCGAAACAGTTGAAAAAGGAGAATTCATCGTTGAGCTAGAAACAGATAAAGTTAACGTTGAAGTTATTTCTGAAGAAGCTGGAGTGGTTCAAGAACTTTTAGCACAAGAAGGCGATACGGTTGAAGTTGGACAAGTGATCGCGATCGTTGGTGAAGGTTCTGGCGAAGCTGCAGCACCTAAAACTGAAGAAGCTCCTAAATCGGAAGAGCCAGCTAAAACAGTAGCTCCTGCAACTCAAGAACCTGTAGAAAAAGATCCAGCAGCTGAAGAGCAATCTTCTTCTGACCGTACCATTGCAAGCCCAGCAGCTCGCAAATTGGCACGTGAAAAAGGAATCGATCTGGCTGCGATTTCTCCAGTAGATCCGATGGGCCGTGTACGCGTTCAAGATGTTGAAGCTCACGGATCAAAACCTGTAGCTAGTACACCTGCTGCAAAAGCAGAAGCACCTAAAACTGCTAAACCTTCTTCTGATGAAGAAAATGGTCGCGTTGTTCGTGAAAAAATGACAAGACGCCGTCAAACAATTGCAAAACGTCTTCTTGAAGTAAGACAATCGACTGCAATGTTGACAACATTCAACGAAATCGACATGACAAATGTTATGGCATTGCGTAGCCGCAAAAAAGATCAATTCCTTAAAAATAACGATGTGAAACTTGGCTTTATGTCATTCTTCACAAAAGCAGTTACTGCTGCACTAAAAAAATACCCATATGTTAATGCTGAATTAGAAGGTACAGATGTATTGCTAAAACAGTTTTACGATGTAGGAATTGCGGTTTCAACTGAAGAAGGACTTGTGGTACCGATCGTTCGCGACACGGACAAAAAGAACTTTGCTGAAATTGAAGCAACAATTGGCGAACTTGCTAAAAAAGCTCGCGATAAAAAGCTTTCAATCGCAGACATGACAGGCGGTTCATTCACAATTACGAACGGTGGCGTCTTTGGTTCATTACTATCTACACCGATTTTAAATGGTACGCAAGTAGGTATCCTTGGAATGCACTCAATTCAAAAACGTCCAGTAGCTATTGGTGATGAAGTTGAAATTCGTCCAATGATGTACGTGGCTCTTTCATACGATCACCGTGTAATTGATGGAAGCGATTCTGTTGGTTTCTTAAAAATGGTCAAAGACATGATCGAAAACCCAGAAGATCTATTGCTAGAATCTTAATAAATGATGTAAAAGATGGTCCTGCATTGCAGGACTATCTTTTTTTTGTCATGATAAAGGAAAGAGTAGTTTAAAGGCGGGAATGTTCTATGGATATTTCATTTTTAATCGAATTGATACAAAAGCATGGATACATAAGCATGTTCATATTCAACTGGCTTCTGTTATTTGGCTTACCCGTTCCAAATGAAGTAGCAGCGGCTTTATCAGGCGTGTTAACAGAAATTAGTGACTTTAAGCCAACGTATGCTTTTTTATCAGCGTATGCAGGATTGATTACTAGCAATACATTTGCTTATTTTATCGGTCGTAGCTTAGGGCATCGCTTGCTAATGCGATTAAGCGGCACCCGTCTGAAGCAACCTATCAGTCGATTTAGTGAGTTTCTGGAAAAAAGAGGAGAATGGGCAATTGCTCTTAGTTTTTTCCTGCCGGGTATTCGTTGGGCCATGCCTTATGTTGTGGGGGCTAACCGCTTTCCGGTTATGCGTTATATGATGTTTGCCTATACAGCTGGATTTGTCTGGCTGCTCGTTTATTTTAATGTCGGCAGAACATTTCCTTATGCCTATGAGACAATTCTCGAGCACGTACAAGTGTTTCTAATTTTACTGTCGTTTGTTGTTGTAATGGTTGTGCTATTGCGTTATTTGTATCTTGCGAAATTTACGAAAAAGTAACAAGGATATCCATCTAGTAAGAGTCTGTTTGAAATTAACCTGCTTTTTCCTTATACTGAAGAGAGACAGATAGAAAAGGATGAGGACAATGATTCATAACGAATGGTTAGCAAAAGAAACAATCAAAACCGTTACATGTAAGCATACAGACGCAGCTAAATTTTTGGTTTCGAATGTACTAACTGCAGGTAAAGAATATGAAGTTAAAAACGAAACCGAAGAATTCATTTTTGTAGTGGACAATACCGGAAAAATTGGTGGGTTCTATAAAACTTATTTCGAATCATAATAGAATGATGAAAAGTCGATGGCGTACATCGGCTTTTTGTGTGGAAAAGAGGAAATCCTAATGTCATTGATTGAGCAAGATATTGCAAATAGACAACAACGAAATCATGAAGAATACGATAAATTGATTGGTAAGTCAGGATATATTGCACCGGACGACCATCTTTGGCAAGACATTTTATCTGCAATTGTGTTACGGAAGCCTGTTCTATTAAAAGGACCAACGGGCGCCGGCAAGACAAAGCTTGCAGAAAGTATTTCATCGCTTTTTGGCCAGCCGATGCAAAGTATCAATTGTTCCGTAGATCTTGATGCAGAAGCGCTTTTAGGATTTAAAACGTTGGTACAGCGAGACGGACAAAGCATCATCGAGTTTGTTGAAGGACCTGTCGTGACAGCGATGAAAAAAGGCCATTTCCTTTATATTGATGAAATCAATATGGCTAAAGCAGAAACTTTACCAATTCTCCACAGCGCCTTGGACCATCGTCGAATGATGACCAATCCGTTTACAGGAGAAGTGATTGAAGCTCATCCTGATTTCGGTGTGATTTCAGCGATAAATGAAGGCTACATTGGGACTGCTCCTATGAATGAAGCATTAAAAAATCGATTTATTGCTTATCCGATTCCATATTTAACGGGTCAGCAATTAGCTGACTTATGGGACCGCGAATTCCCAGATGCAGAAGAAAGTTTGAAATCGTTTATCCTGAATTTAGCAGAGGATTTAATGAAACAAGTAAAAAATGGCTTATTATCAGAAGAAGCGGCTTCGATTCGAAGTTTGCTAGATGCAACGGCTCTATCTCAACATATGGACCCTCTGCGCGCAGTACAATACGCCATTGCAGAAAAATTAGATGATGAAAGTGAACGTGATTTGTTCATGGACTTGGCTCATACTTGGAAAAAGTAGGTGGAAATGATGGCATCAGTTAACCGCTTTATTCAGTTTAATAATGAAACCATCGATACGAAATTGCTTCACCAAATGGAAATGCTTGCGGGTGCACTGGCCGATGCACCTTATTTAAAAGTAACAACCCGTAAACTAGTAGAGTTGCGACCGTCAGAAGCTGCTATGTCGATTAGTGTCTTTTGGCGTCATCGTTCTAAGCGAGTCGAACGCAACGGTTATTTATCGGATATTTATTTAATGGCGGGTGGATTTTGGCGTGATTTCAGTTTAGCTGCGTGGCGCGAGTTTAAGAAAAGTAAGACGACTTTGCCCAATTTAAGGGAACAATTACTGTTATGTGCAGAAGAATTTCGGTTATCTGAAAAGATCAAGGCGGCTCGACCAGGAACAGTGGCAGCTTTTGACATAAGAGACATGGTTTATAAGGAATACCACAAAGACCAATCCAAACAAAATCTTAAAAAAGGCTTTAAAGCGGATTTTTTGATCAATGCGGCCTATTTGCGTTTGCGTAATGTTGAAATAGAAATGGAGGGCCTGCCTCGGGCATTATCTTTAATTTGGACTGAATTGTATGATGCGAAAACAACGATGGATTCTATAAGAGTCGTAGATCAAATAATGGACCGTGCTGAATTTATGTTTGAAACAGACGCAATCCACAGCTATTATACATTTGGCGAAGCGCTGGAAAAAGTGCCACCTTTTCATTACCATGAAGGGATTGAAAGTGACAGAGCAGAAGAACCAGAAGAAATTGACAC is part of the Planococcus kocurii genome and encodes:
- a CDS encoding 2-oxoglutarate dehydrogenase E1 component; this translates as MSSNYSDAKSPWSSITGPNLGYIMEMYDLYQESPELLDPEYVELFKQYGSPIEVTVGHQSSATTAVDPNNFEKVLATVHLAEAIRAHGHLASDIYPLNDQPKDTSRMEPSTYGLNEQDLTEVPVALILNNAPSNVTNGLEAINYLKSLYTDKVAFEFSHVIQPQERSWLQEKIEAGEVKPTLDADKKKQVLDLLTRVEGFEKFVHRTFVGQKRFSIEGVDSLVVLMDELVQLSESAGTKDIMIGMAHRGRLNVLTHILNKPYEMMFAGFAHVGDDAFLPEDGSLQITKGWFGDVKYHMGAAYKSVNGTSVKLAYNPSHLEIVGPVVVGQTRAAQEVTDETGIAKMDPKKSYAILVHGDAAFPGQGIVTETLNFSRVKAYQTGGSIHIIANNLIGFTTEQFDSRSTHYSSDPAKGFEVPVIHVNADEPEAVVAVARLAFEYRAKFGKDILIDLIGYRRYGHNEMDEPLVTNPTMYHGIHQHDTVRELYGKQLAAEKVLSEADVKKLDTDTQKEMQEAYDKVKENKSAEFPKLEIPEAVLNGYPEVPTGVDKAVLTKMNEELLTWPTDFSTFGKLAKILKRREEPFKGKGKIDWAHAETLAFGTILQDGNPIRLTGQDAQRGTFAHRHLVLHDDKNGNELVPLHHISDAKASFVVYNSPLSEASVLGFEYGYNVENNKALVIWEAQYGDFANMAQMMFDQFISAGRAKWGQKSGLVMLLPHGYEGQGPEHSSARLERHLQMAAENNWTVANLSSAANYFHILRRQAKMLEEDSIRPLIIVSPKSLLRHPLVGASVDDLTEGHFETIIEQPNMGKAVKKVERILFASGKMAIDLAERVKDGTDYEWAHIVRVEQLYPFPAEKIKAVIDRYPNAKELAWVQEEPQNMGSWTFADPYLRELSDGKEVKYFGRTQRQSPAEGDGEAHKVEQTRIIDEALAKL
- the odhB gene encoding 2-oxoglutarate dehydrogenase complex dihydrolipoyllysine-residue succinyltransferase → MAEIKVPELAESITEGTIAQWLKQPGETVEKGEFIVELETDKVNVEVISEEAGVVQELLAQEGDTVEVGQVIAIVGEGSGEAAAPKTEEAPKSEEPAKTVAPATQEPVEKDPAAEEQSSSDRTIASPAARKLAREKGIDLAAISPVDPMGRVRVQDVEAHGSKPVASTPAAKAEAPKTAKPSSDEENGRVVREKMTRRRQTIAKRLLEVRQSTAMLTTFNEIDMTNVMALRSRKKDQFLKNNDVKLGFMSFFTKAVTAALKKYPYVNAELEGTDVLLKQFYDVGIAVSTEEGLVVPIVRDTDKKNFAEIEATIGELAKKARDKKLSIADMTGGSFTITNGGVFGSLLSTPILNGTQVGILGMHSIQKRPVAIGDEVEIRPMMYVALSYDHRVIDGSDSVGFLKMVKDMIENPEDLLLES
- a CDS encoding DedA family protein; the encoded protein is MDISFLIELIQKHGYISMFIFNWLLLFGLPVPNEVAAALSGVLTEISDFKPTYAFLSAYAGLITSNTFAYFIGRSLGHRLLMRLSGTRLKQPISRFSEFLEKRGEWAIALSFFLPGIRWAMPYVVGANRFPVMRYMMFAYTAGFVWLLVYFNVGRTFPYAYETILEHVQVFLILLSFVVVMVVLLRYLYLAKFTKK
- a CDS encoding DUF6501 family protein; this translates as MIHNEWLAKETIKTVTCKHTDAAKFLVSNVLTAGKEYEVKNETEEFIFVVDNTGKIGGFYKTYFES
- a CDS encoding ATP-binding protein codes for the protein MSLIEQDIANRQQRNHEEYDKLIGKSGYIAPDDHLWQDILSAIVLRKPVLLKGPTGAGKTKLAESISSLFGQPMQSINCSVDLDAEALLGFKTLVQRDGQSIIEFVEGPVVTAMKKGHFLYIDEINMAKAETLPILHSALDHRRMMTNPFTGEVIEAHPDFGVISAINEGYIGTAPMNEALKNRFIAYPIPYLTGQQLADLWDREFPDAEESLKSFILNLAEDLMKQVKNGLLSEEAASIRSLLDATALSQHMDPLRAVQYAIAEKLDDESERDLFMDLAHTWKK